The proteins below are encoded in one region of Cucurbita pepo subsp. pepo cultivar mu-cu-16 chromosome LG10, ASM280686v2, whole genome shotgun sequence:
- the LOC111803574 gene encoding uncharacterized protein LOC111803574 has translation MKAIASSILFFNFCASIVIFGIGGWVMNHSIDNGFVIGAEFEVPVYFSPIFFQIGNTATGFFVVFALIAAVATVASVISGGFYFHFSDANNLPLAANLPPAASSALIACFLTFLAMGFAWKEISQTVTSGHLMALEAIVIILSVTQFIYTAIIVWTSTS, from the exons ATGAAGGCCATTGCTTCGTcgattttgttcttcaatttctgCGCTAGCATCGTCATTTTCGGGATCGGTGGCTGGGTGATGAATCACTCAATTGATAATGGATTTGTTATTG GTGCTGAGTTTGAAGTTCCTGTAtatttttctccaattttcttccaaattggGAACACTGCAACTGGGTTCTTCGTTGTTTTTGCTTTGATTGCTGCTGTTGCTACTGTTGCATCTGTCATCTCTGGAGGCTTCTACTTCCATTTTTCCGACGCTAACAACTTGCCCCTCGCTGCCAACTTGCCCCCCGCTGCTTCATCAGCTCTCATTGCCTGCTTCCTAACTTTTCTCGCTATGGG GTTTGCTTGGAAAGAGATCTCCCAAACTGTCACCAGTGGTCATCTG ATGGCATTGGAGGCTATCGTGATTATCCTTTCAGTTACGCAGTTTATTTACACTGCAATCATTGTGTGGACCTCAACCAGCTAG